TGGGCAACACGGGCGCGCTGCGCAGCGATGCCACACTCGATGTGACCAGCCAGGGCGACGCCAGCAACAGCGGTACCAGCTATGCGGCGGGCAATGCGGGTTGGAACGTCGCCGGCGTACTGACCAATACCGGCGTACTGGCCTCCGCCGCCGACACCACGCTCACGGTGGGCAGCCTCGCGGGCAACGGCACTCTGGCCGCGGGGCTACGGGGTGACGGCACACTGGGATCGGCTGGCGTGCTCGCCGTGACGGCGACGGGCAGCCTGGCCTCGCAGGGCCGCGCGCTCGCCGCCGGCAACCTGGACTTCACCGGCCAATCCATCGACCTGACCGGCAGCCAGACGCGTGCCGGCAGCGACATCGCACTATCGGCACGCCTGGGCAACGTCGTCAACACCGGCGGCAACCTCGCCGCCAATGGCACCGTGTCCATCACTGCGCCAGGCAGCCTGATCAACGGCGGCAGCACGGCGGCGCAGGGCGGCACCATCAGCGGCGCCACGCTCGATCTGACCGCTGCCAGCCTCGACAACCGATACGGCACGCTGACCCAGACGGGTGCGGGCGACCTGACGCTTGCCTTCGCCGGTGCGTTCGAGAACGCCTACGGCACCCTTGCCAGCAATGCCGGCAACCTCCGTATCCAGGCCGCCTCGCTGGACAATACCGGCGGCGCCATCCAGCAAGCGGGCGGCGGTGTGCTGACGCTCGATGCCAACGGCGACCTGACCAACACCCACGGCCGAATCGCCGGCAACGGCGCCTTGAACCTCCAGTCCGGCGGCACGCTCGCCAACAACGGCGGCACGCTGAGCATGGCCGGCAACGCCACCGTCAATGCCGTCAACATCAATGACAGCCAGGGCACGCTGATCGCCGGCACCCTCAATGCCACCGCGACGCAGGCGTTCACCAACACCGGCGGCACGGTGCAGGCCGCCGGCGCGCTGACGCTAGATGCGGGGTCGCTCGACAACACCGGCGGCTACATCAAGGTCACCGGCGCGCAGGCCCTGGGCATTGCCGCCGGCAGCGCGTTGACCAATGGTACGGGCGGCTTCATCGGCGGCAACGGTGACGTGACGCTCCAGGCCGGCAGCCTGACCAATGCGGGCCAGATCTATGCCGGACAGGCGCTGGGCGCGACGGTGCAAGGCGTCCTCAGCAACGACGGCGGTGCGCTGCAGGCGATGGGCTCGCTGAGCGCATCCAGCGGCGGGGCCTTCAGCAATCGGTCCGGCCAGACCGAAGCCGGTGCGGGCGACGGCAACGCCACGCTCGGTCTCACGGCAGCCAGTATCGACAACACCGGCGGGCGCATCGCGGACAGCGGTCGCGGCAGTACCACCGTCAATGGACAGCAGGGCATAGTCAACCAGGGCGGCACCTTGGGTGGGCAGGGCGCTGTCACGCTCATCGCCGCCAGCATGGACAACAGCCACGGCGGCCATCTGGTGGCCGGGCAGGACCTGGGCTTCACCTTTGGTGGTATGAACAACGCGGGTGGCATGGTCTACGCCGCCGGCAGCCTCACCTGGAACAACGGCAGTGCGAGCCTCGCCAACGCCGGCGGCAACCTCGGTGCGGGCGGCGACCTGTCGCTCACGCTGCAGTCGCTGGACGACACCGGCGGCGCGGTGGCCGCCAATGGCAACGTGGCGCTCACGGCCAATACCTTTACCGCGCTGGGTCGCGTGGCCGCCGGCCAGAACCTCACGTTGACGACGGGCGGCAGCTACACCAACACGACCAGCAGCCAGCTGGTCTCCAACGGCAACCTGACGCTCAACCTGGGCGGCAATTTCAGCAACGTTTCCGGCGCGACCTTGCAGGCCGTCGGCACCCTGGCCGTCAACGCCAGCAGCATCGACAACGCCGTCGGCGCCACCCTCAACAGTGCCGCCACCACGCTCACCACCGGCGGTGCGCTGACCAACGAAGGCAGCATCGAGGGCACTGGCATCACGCTCTCCGCCAACGCCCTCACCAATACCGGCAACATCATAGGCGGCACCCTCGTCGCCACGGCCGGCAGCCTCACCAACGGCGCGGACCTTGGTACCACGACGACCAACAACCCGTACCAGAGCGCATTGATCGCGGCCGCAAACAGCATTGATCTGTACGTGAGCGGCACTCTGCTCAACCGCGACGCCACGGTCTTCACCACCGGCGATCTCACCATCGCCGCCAACCCCGGCGGCGGCCAGGCACAGGCCGTAACCAACCTGTCCGGCGACATCGAGTCCGACGGCAGCATCACCCTCGACGCCAACCAGTTCACCAACCAGCGGCGGGTGTTCCAGACCACCACCTATAACCTGACCGCGGCGGAGCAGGCTCAGAACACTGCGACGGGCGCGCCGCTCGCGCGCTATCTCGCCACGGACACGGATCCCAATCACCAGCCGCCCAACGTGACTGCGGCCCAGGTGATCGGGAGTGCCGAGTTCGCGAACGCCACGGCGTATTGCAATGCCCACGACAGCGACAGCGGTCGTTGCGTGGGCTACCCGAATGGCGTGGGAGCGCCGGTGTCCTTCCAGTCCGTCTCCACCGATACGGTGACGTCGGTAACGAAGCTGCTGGCGACCAGTGCGCAGGGCCAGTTGCTGGCCAGTGGCAACATTACGCTGAATGGCTCGGTGTTGAACGACAAGTCCACCATTGCCGCGGGCAACAATTTGATCATCAACGGCCAGAACGGCAGTGCAGGCGGCGGCAACACATCCACCGCCACAGTGCAGAACGTGGCTTGGGCACCCACCGCGCAGGTGACGGAGAGCACTCAGGATCAGACCGCCTGGCAGTACCTGCAGAACAGTCCCCGCACCTGGATCGACGGCGGCTGGTGGACCTACGGCACCACCAACGGCCAGCAGCAGATCTCACTGGCGCCGGGCGCCGCGCCGAGCTGGGTCACCTACAACGCCGGCGCGGGCTTGGCGGCCAGCATGACCGCCGGTAACACGGTGTCGATCACGGCGCAGACCATCAACAACACGGTCGTCAACGCGAGTGGCCAACCCGTGCAGGCGGTGATCGGCTTGGGGGCGAACAGTGGCGCGCAAAGCGTAGCCGGCAGTGCCGCCGGCACGGTCGCTAACGCCAGTGGTACCGGGGGCGGTGTGGGCAGCGTGGCCGTAGGCAGTGCGCCCGGCCAAGCCAGCGGTGGTTCGCTGGGCCTCGCAATGGCGCGGACCATCGATGGTGCGCCTGCGCTGGGCGCCACGTCGGCGCAGAACCTCGGTACGGCGGCGGCGAGCGCTCCGAATGCCGGTACACCGACTCAGGCGGTGGCCTCCACGAACACCGCGCCGGCGTCGGCCAGCACCCATACCCCCAGCCACGCCGCGTCCGCCGTGTCGGGTGGTACGGCGGCACCCGCTGCGCCGCAGGTCGTATCCACCCTGGTCGGCCCCAACGCCAACGTGCGCCTGCCGCAAACCGGCCTGTATACCGTCAACGTACAGCCCGGTAGCCAGTTCCTGGTGGAGAGCAACCCCCAGTTCACGCAGTACAACAACTTCATCAGCAGCAACTACCTGCTGCAGCAGCTGGGCCTGAACCCGGCCGCCACCGAGCAGCGCCTGGGCGACGGCTTCTACGAGCAGCAGCAGGTGCTGGCCCAGATCACCGACCTGACCGGCCGACGCTACCTGGCCGACGACACCGATGCGCTGGATCAGTACCGCGACCTGATGAACAACGCCACCGACGTGGCCAAGCAGTTCGACCTGTCGGTGGGCGTGGCGCTGACGCCCGCGCAGATGGCCAGCCTCACCCAGGACATCGTGTGGCTGGTCAGCGTGACGGTGGACGGCCACCAGGTGCTGGAGCCGGTGGTGTACCTGAGCGCGGCCGATGCGAAGCACCTGGCGGCGAGCGGCGCGACGATCGCCGGCAAGAACGTGATCCTCGACGCCAGCGGCAACATCAGCAACAACGGCACCATCGCCGCGAGCAACGACGCCCAGCTCACCGCCAGCAACCTGCTCAACAGCGGCACGATCAGCGCGGGCAACGACCTCAGCATCAACGCCGCACAGAACATCTTGAACGGCGGCACGCTCAAGGCCGGTGGCAACGTGAGCCTGGTGGCCGGCAACGACGTGCTGAGCGGCGTGAACGTGGCGCAGGGCCTGGGCGCGGTGGCCTTGCCGGGCCTGGGTACGTCGATGGGTCCCGTGGCGCTCAAGGGCCTCGAGCTTCCCGGCAGCATCAATGCCGGCGGCAATCTGTCGATCGCGGCGGGCCGGGATCTCTCGTTGGACACGGCGCCGGTCATGGCCGGCGCCAACCTCAGCCTGGCAGCGGGCCGCGACCTCACCGCGACGGCCACCGCGATCCACGCTGGCGGCGACGCGCAACTGCTCGCGGGCCGCGACCTCAGCCTGCTGGCCACCAGCAGCACCAACCGCATCGGCACGCCGCACAACAGCATGGAGACCACCACGCACACCGTGGGCACGCTCACTGCGGGCGGCGGGCTGACCCTGCTGGCCGGCCACGACCTCGTGGGCCAGGGCGCCCAGCTCACCGGCGCCACGCTGAACCTCGCCGCCGGCCACGACCTCAACCTGGCCGCGGTGACCGACAGCACCACACGCACTACCCAGAGCATCCAGGGCCACACCGTCATCAACACCGGACAGACCGACCAGAGCGTGCGCGGCACCGCGCTCACCGGCACCAACGGCCTCGCCGTCGCGGCGGCCCACGACCTCACCGTCACCGCTGGCCAGCTGAGCAGCGCGAACGGCAACGTCGCCCTGACAGCCGGGAACGACCTCAACCTCAATGCCGCGCAGGAGAACCACAGCGGCTACCGTGACACCGTCACTGCGCACAGTGGCCTGCTGTCCAGCAGCAAGACCACCACCCACGACGCCACCAGCGACAGCTACGCCATCGGCACCTCGGTGAGCGGCAACGCCGTGACCCTGGCTGCCGGGCACGACCTCACCACCCAGGCGGCCCAGCTCACGGCTAACGACGCGCTGAGCCTGAGCGCCGGCCATGACGTGACCCTGGGCGCGGGTGAGCAGACGCACACCAGCGAACACAGCGAAACGCACACCAGCTCCAGCCTGTTCAACACCGGCGCCACGCGCTTCGGCTCGCTGGACCCGGAGAGCTACAGCCGGCAGAGCCAGAGCAGCACGGCGCAGACCTGGAGCATCGGCAGCACGCTGTCGGGCGACACGGTGACGGTGGCGGCCGGCCACGACCTGACCGGCACGGCGGTGCAGATCGCCGGCACGCACGACGTGACGCTGGCGGCCGGCAACGACCTCACGCTCGATGCGGGCAAGGACACCTACAGCGAGACCGACGGCACCAAGGTCAGCCGCACCGGCCTGATGAACGGCGGCGGCTTCAGCGCGCTGATCGGCAACCGCACCACCCAGGCCGGCACCACGGTGCAGGACACCAGCTACACCGGCAGCCTGGTGGGCAGCACCCACGGCGCGGCGGCGCTCACGGCGGGCCACGACGTGCACATCACCGGCAGCGACGTGCTGAGCCAGACGGCGACGACGATCGTGGGCCAGAACGTGACCATTGATGCGGCGGTGGGCAGCACCGACACCACGCAGACGCAGAGCGTGCATACCGGGGGGATCCATGTGGGTATCGGTGGTGCCGCTGCGGGCATGGCGGCCACCGCCTACCAGGACGTGCAGGGCGCTAGCCGGAGCAGCAGCGATTCCCGCCTGAAAGCGCTCTACGCCGCCAAGGCCGCCTATGACGCCAAGGATCTGGCCGGCATGCCGAGCCAGGGCCTGCAAGGCGCCAGCAAAAGCAATCCCAATGGCATCAACCTGCAGGTGGGCATCGGCGGCAGTACCGCCAGCAGCCGCACGCTCACCCACGACGAGACAACCTACGGAAGCGCGATCCGCAGTGCAGGCGATGTCACCATCGCAGCGACGAATGGTGACCTCAACGTGATCGGCAGTCGAGTCGACGGCCAGGACGTGGCCCTGTCCGCCAGCCACGACCTCAACCTGCTGAGCCAGGCGGAGCAGCACACGCTCAAGAGCACCAACAAGAACGCCAGCGGTGGCGTGGGCCTGCAGATCGGCACCGACGGCATCGGCTTCTACGCCCAGGCCAGCGTGGGCCAGGGCAAGGCGCACGGCAACGGCACCACGCACACCGACACGGTGGTCGATGCGTCCAACACGCTGAGCCTGCTCAGCGGCAACGACACCACGATCCAGGGCGCGCAGGCCAAGGGGAACACCGTGCTGGCCGATATCGGCCATGATCTCGACGTCACCAGCGAGCAGGACACCGGCGACTACGCCAGCACGCAGTGGCAGGTCGGCGGCAAGGTGGTGGTGGGCATGGGTGCTAGCGCCAGCGGCAGTGCCAGCTACGGCAAGGTGGACAGCCACTATGCCAGCGTGACGCAAGCCAGCGGCATCCAGGCCGGTGCCGGTGGCTATCAGCTCACCGTGGGCGACACCACGCACCTGGTGGGCGGTCAGCTGGCCAGCACCGCCGACCCAAGCCTGAACCTGCTCGACACCGGCAACCTGATTGCCGAGAGCGTGCACAACGAATCGAAGTACAGCGCCGTGCAGGTCAGCGTGAGCGGAGGCAGCGGTGGCGCGGGCTTCGGCGGCGGGCTGTCCGTGCAGAACCATCATGCCAGCAGCACCACGCAAAGCGGCGTGGCCGCCGGTACGGTAACGATCCGCAACCACCGCGGTCAGGACCTGAGCGGTCTCACACGGGATCAGTCCATCCTGGATGCGAATGGCGTCAAGAACGGCTTCAACGCACAGAAGGTGGCCGAGCAGCAGGAGGCGGGCAGTCTGGCGGGGTATGTGGGCATGCGTGCAGCGGGCGACATCGAACAGTCCGCAGGTCTGCAAAATGGCAGCGCGGGTGCCATTGCGCTGCATACGGTGGTGGGCGGTGCCGCAGCGGCATTGGGAGGAGGTAATGCCCTGCAAGGTGCCATGGGTGCAGGAGCGGGCGAAGCTGCCACGCCCTACCTGGAAAGCAAGCTCGGAAACACCGGTACAGAACTTGCCACGACGCTGGTCGGCGCCGTGGTCGGCGGCGGTGCGGGTGCCTCCACGGCCTTGGCCGGCGACGAATACAACCGGCAACTGCATCCGGACGAAGTCCAGTGGATCAAGAGCCATGCAGCGACATTTGCGCAGCAGCAATGTGGTTGCGACTGGAGTGCGTTGAGTCCGGATCAGCAGAGCGCGTTGACCGACCAGGCCACGGCAAGCCTGACACAGCAAGCCTTGAAGGACGTCGACCTGCTCTGGCGGAGCATGCTGTCCAGCGGTGACAACACGGCGGCCCAGACCTTTCTGGCGAGTGCGCAAGGCACTTTCACGAATGAAACCGGGCAGCAACAAGCGCTGTTCACCACCGAGGGCAATCAATACCTGCGTCCGGCACTGTATGCCGATGGCGCCGATGTCGGCTTCTACCAAGCCTATGCGCAGCCGGGGGTGACACGCACACCGTTGAACGGGTTGGCCCAGGAGACGGGCGGCGCTGCGCTGCAGTTGCAGAATACGTTGCTGACCGATCCCCTGTGGCCCCAGAAAGTGCAGCAGGGACTGTTGCAGTCGATGCAGAACTTCGCCAATAACCCGGTAGGCATCGTGAAAGGCTGGTTCCAGCAGAGCGGCAACACGCTGGGTGAGACCGGTGGAGCATGGAGCGGTGCCGGTGCGGCGGAGCTGAATGCTCTCTATGGACAGGATGTAACGGGCGTCCAGCGCACCCTGCAGGGTCTGGACAGTGCGCTGGTGCTTGGCAACGCCGTAGGCACGGGGACGATGGCCGGCGAGCTGAGCGAGCAGGTCATGAAGGGTGCCATGACCGCGGGAACCAAGGCGGCGATGGCGGCAGGGGATGCGGCGGGGGCGGTGGCGTCCAAGGTCAGCAGCGTATTGAAGAAAGTACCTGGCGTCACCGATGCCGGAGCAGGTGTGGCGTCAGTGGACGATGCAACTTCGACGATCACATGGACGAATGGCTTGACCGAGTCAGCCGTACCGGACGGGCAGGGTGGCTGGACGATCAGCGGCACGCAGTCGCAGATGAGCGGCACATCGGTGAACTGGGGTATTGCGAATGATGCGCCGACGTGGACGTTGGGGGATAATGTTCCAAACGAAGCAGCAACAGGCATCCCTCAATACACATTCAACGCAGTCGAGAATCCTGGCCCGTTAGCCAGTATGCCCGGAACTCCGGCGGCGAATTTTTATAGCGGGCAGTACAACATGAGCGTCTCTGATGACGTGACTACGCTCTATCGTGCTGGTTCAGGTGCGCCAGGTAGTGAGTTGGGGCAGTGGTTCACGACGGAACCACCGCAATCATTGGCACAGGTACGAATCGATAGCGCTGTACAGCCTCAATGGATTGATCCGGCAACCGGAGTTCTGACCGGTGAGTCGCCAATTGATACTGTTTACGGAATTCAGTTTCCGGCAGGGACTACGATGTACGACGGGCCAGTGGGCTATCAGGGAGGGGTGTATCTTGGTGGCCCAAATACAAATCAAATTTTCATTTCTAAGCCCTGGAACATTCCTGGTGTACAAGTAATTAGCCGAAACCCCTTGCAATGAGCTCAATGAATATGGATCTTGAAGAAATTAAATCGCTTTTAGCTTCGCTCCAGGAGCTTCTGCATCAGCAAGGGGAGCATAACTGGGTACGTGGCGTAACAGCTTCGCTAGATGCCCTTGACGCCACTGATGGGCTCAACAAGGCAAGATCAATTTATGGGTCGATGAATCGAGGGGTGGGAAGCTTCGCTGATTACAACATTTGGATCGACGACTTCGATGCCAGAGTAAAGGCGAATCAAGGCTTGGATAGTCTTCGCGCTCAACTGTGGAGTGCGTTCGATCTTTAATTAATTGTTCCAAACAAGGTGTTGTTGTCCCGTCCAAAGTGTCCAAAGCCGTTTCCACTACCCTCCCAAG
This window of the Dyella sp. A6 genome carries:
- a CDS encoding hemagglutinin repeat-containing protein, which produces MKNANLRQPTGVPAAAVSWHRSLRRHALWAALTLALGVPTVQAQTVTDGGTHTSVIAAPNGVPVVNIAAPNGAGVSHNTYQQFNVGSNGLILNNSGTVSNTRLAGYIGGNLNLGNGQSASLILNEVTSTSPSQLNGAMEVAGHAAQVVVANPNGISCSGCGFINVPRGTLTTGRPLFAGDGSLSGLAVTGGTITIGGNGLPSGSTDQVDLLARAVAINAGVWARQLNVVTGPNRVDYATLATQPLSATGTTPTVALDVSALGGMYANAIRLIGTEAGLGVNSQGEIIAQNGDLTLTSAGQVVLTGKTTATGNVSLTSAQSLTNQGTLAGGGVINLSSGDFTNQGVLYGNNAITLSANGTVGNSGQIEAQSGALTVQAHGAITSIAGSSVYAGGPITLSGASFGNAGTFESAQGFTLQVSDGASNTGSLSADAGNFNLTASTIANTGRFAAGGNAVLNAVTNLTSSGTLVADGAVTLTAPTLSTAGTVQAGSSLNLSGGKLTNDGKLYALNGAWTAALSGGFANQTGGAVYGSQNVTLNAASLTNAGGIEAQQGDAITLTGALTNSGTLQSDQADLALQAASFVNSGTLSAQRNLQLQASGAVQNSGVLVSGQAFNLSSGTFDNQAGGQIQSGTDAAFSGATLSNEGTVDAKGSATLSGSALTNAAGAQWLAAGTLTLNQTGDVSNAGVLQAGGDLSMEHAASLTNGGTLQTLAGNLTLAVDTLTSTGTLGAHGSAVLSASDNLRSTGTLLAGGAITLTAPSLATSGTVQAGSTLGLSGNTLVNSGKLYALGGNWTASLTGAFANQGGGAVYGSQNVTLNAASLTNAGGIEAQQGDAITLTGALTNSGTLQSDQADLALQAASFVNSGTLSAQRNLQLQASGAVQNSGVLVSGQAFNLSSGTFDNQAGGQIQSGTDAAFSGATLSNEGTVDAKGGATLSGSALTNAAGAQWLAAGTLTLNQTGDVSNAGVLQAGGDLSMEHAASFTNGGTLQTLAGNLTLAVGTLTSTGTLGAYGSASLRAGNSFSSAGNLTAGGALSIASAQLVTAGTVEAGGALTLSGGTLSNNGKLYALGGPWTATLSGAFTNQGSGDIYGSQDLTLGAASLASAGGIEARQAAGITVGGAFTNGGTLQSDQSGIRVRASSLTNTGTFSANQALQWQVGDAVQNSGVLVSGQAMTLSSGSFDNQAGGQIQSGTDLALSAVALNNAGTINAKGRATLGGSTLGNAVTGQLIAAGALTVGETGSVSNAGVLQAGSDFTLTQAASLTNAAGATLYAGQDVNLTLGQALTNAGMLYAARTNTLSAGSVDNTGTLRSGNDLSLSSTGDVVSSGAIQAQQSVNLLGGANVTNSGKIYAIDGGLTVQAAGAFGSASTGDIYSGQAIGYQVGSFANAGTLEATQGVNAAVQGQASNSGVLQADHGDVVISANGLVNQGTLSANGNLQVGTSGALANAGKVVANSALTLTGADIGNSGQVQSGGNATLQAAAIDNSGRLQSGGTLAISHNATLTNEAGGQLLAAGDFSADTASLLSNAGVIQSGGNLFVQGTGGLDTTSGSTLYGAALTTLRLGGSFANAGTVYGGQGVQLAAASVGNTGALRSDATLDVTSQGDASNSGTSYAAGNAGWNVAGVLTNTGVLASAADTTLTVGSLAGNGTLAAGLRGDGTLGSAGVLAVTATGSLASQGRALAAGNLDFTGQSIDLTGSQTRAGSDIALSARLGNVVNTGGNLAANGTVSITAPGSLINGGSTAAQGGTISGATLDLTAASLDNRYGTLTQTGAGDLTLAFAGAFENAYGTLASNAGNLRIQAASLDNTGGAIQQAGGGVLTLDANGDLTNTHGRIAGNGALNLQSGGTLANNGGTLSMAGNATVNAVNINDSQGTLIAGTLNATATQAFTNTGGTVQAAGALTLDAGSLDNTGGYIKVTGAQALGIAAGSALTNGTGGFIGGNGDVTLQAGSLTNAGQIYAGQALGATVQGVLSNDGGALQAMGSLSASSGGAFSNRSGQTEAGAGDGNATLGLTAASIDNTGGRIADSGRGSTTVNGQQGIVNQGGTLGGQGAVTLIAASMDNSHGGHLVAGQDLGFTFGGMNNAGGMVYAAGSLTWNNGSASLANAGGNLGAGGDLSLTLQSLDDTGGAVAANGNVALTANTFTALGRVAAGQNLTLTTGGSYTNTTSSQLVSNGNLTLNLGGNFSNVSGATLQAVGTLAVNASSIDNAVGATLNSAATTLTTGGALTNEGSIEGTGITLSANALTNTGNIIGGTLVATAGSLTNGADLGTTTTNNPYQSALIAAANSIDLYVSGTLLNRDATVFTTGDLTIAANPGGGQAQAVTNLSGDIESDGSITLDANQFTNQRRVFQTTTYNLTAAEQAQNTATGAPLARYLATDTDPNHQPPNVTAAQVIGSAEFANATAYCNAHDSDSGRCVGYPNGVGAPVSFQSVSTDTVTSVTKLLATSAQGQLLASGNITLNGSVLNDKSTIAAGNNLIINGQNGSAGGGNTSTATVQNVAWAPTAQVTESTQDQTAWQYLQNSPRTWIDGGWWTYGTTNGQQQISLAPGAAPSWVTYNAGAGLAASMTAGNTVSITAQTINNTVVNASGQPVQAVIGLGANSGAQSVAGSAAGTVANASGTGGGVGSVAVGSAPGQASGGSLGLAMARTIDGAPALGATSAQNLGTAAASAPNAGTPTQAVASTNTAPASASTHTPSHAASAVSGGTAAPAAPQVVSTLVGPNANVRLPQTGLYTVNVQPGSQFLVESNPQFTQYNNFISSNYLLQQLGLNPAATEQRLGDGFYEQQQVLAQITDLTGRRYLADDTDALDQYRDLMNNATDVAKQFDLSVGVALTPAQMASLTQDIVWLVSVTVDGHQVLEPVVYLSAADAKHLAASGATIAGKNVILDASGNISNNGTIAASNDAQLTASNLLNSGTISAGNDLSINAAQNILNGGTLKAGGNVSLVAGNDVLSGVNVAQGLGAVALPGLGTSMGPVALKGLELPGSINAGGNLSIAAGRDLSLDTAPVMAGANLSLAAGRDLTATATAIHAGGDAQLLAGRDLSLLATSSTNRIGTPHNSMETTTHTVGTLTAGGGLTLLAGHDLVGQGAQLTGATLNLAAGHDLNLAAVTDSTTRTTQSIQGHTVINTGQTDQSVRGTALTGTNGLAVAAAHDLTVTAGQLSSANGNVALTAGNDLNLNAAQENHSGYRDTVTAHSGLLSSSKTTTHDATSDSYAIGTSVSGNAVTLAAGHDLTTQAAQLTANDALSLSAGHDVTLGAGEQTHTSEHSETHTSSSLFNTGATRFGSLDPESYSRQSQSSTAQTWSIGSTLSGDTVTVAAGHDLTGTAVQIAGTHDVTLAAGNDLTLDAGKDTYSETDGTKVSRTGLMNGGGFSALIGNRTTQAGTTVQDTSYTGSLVGSTHGAAALTAGHDVHITGSDVLSQTATTIVGQNVTIDAAVGSTDTTQTQSVHTGGIHVGIGGAAAGMAATAYQDVQGASRSSSDSRLKALYAAKAAYDAKDLAGMPSQGLQGASKSNPNGINLQVGIGGSTASSRTLTHDETTYGSAIRSAGDVTIAATNGDLNVIGSRVDGQDVALSASHDLNLLSQAEQHTLKSTNKNASGGVGLQIGTDGIGFYAQASVGQGKAHGNGTTHTDTVVDASNTLSLLSGNDTTIQGAQAKGNTVLADIGHDLDVTSEQDTGDYASTQWQVGGKVVVGMGASASGSASYGKVDSHYASVTQASGIQAGAGGYQLTVGDTTHLVGGQLASTADPSLNLLDTGNLIAESVHNESKYSAVQVSVSGGSGGAGFGGGLSVQNHHASSTTQSGVAAGTVTIRNHRGQDLSGLTRDQSILDANGVKNGFNAQKVAEQQEAGSLAGYVGMRAAGDIEQSAGLQNGSAGAIALHTVVGGAAAALGGGNALQGAMGAGAGEAATPYLESKLGNTGTELATTLVGAVVGGGAGASTALAGDEYNRQLHPDEVQWIKSHAATFAQQQCGCDWSALSPDQQSALTDQATASLTQQALKDVDLLWRSMLSSGDNTAAQTFLASAQGTFTNETGQQQALFTTEGNQYLRPALYADGADVGFYQAYAQPGVTRTPLNGLAQETGGAALQLQNTLLTDPLWPQKVQQGLLQSMQNFANNPVGIVKGWFQQSGNTLGETGGAWSGAGAAELNALYGQDVTGVQRTLQGLDSALVLGNAVGTGTMAGELSEQVMKGAMTAGTKAAMAAGDAAGAVASKVSSVLKKVPGVTDAGAGVASVDDATSTITWTNGLTESAVPDGQGGWTISGTQSQMSGTSVNWGIANDAPTWTLGDNVPNEAATGIPQYTFNAVENPGPLASMPGTPAANFYSGQYNMSVSDDVTTLYRAGSGAPGSELGQWFTTEPPQSLAQVRIDSAVQPQWIDPATGVLTGESPIDTVYGIQFPAGTTMYDGPVGYQGGVYLGGPNTNQIFISKPWNIPGVQVISRNPLQ